In Zingiber officinale cultivar Zhangliang chromosome 1A, Zo_v1.1, whole genome shotgun sequence, the DNA window CCTCCCCAATTAATTAACTAATCGATTGGAATATGATCGTTGCGAAGGAAGCGCACAGTTTAAAGCCATGGTGAGCCTTCTTCGTTCACGAGATGCTCCACTTCCTCTTCTCACAATTCTCTCATGTGatctcgccagttcttgaagcttcttggagtaaAGTCTTGCTACACTTCCAAGGTCATGAGGCGTtccatacaagaagaagaagctagctagggtatCATTTGTggaaatcttgtaagattttctttgtatttgcttcttcttttcttcttgttgtattgaaagtttgtacaaggcttctccgccttcggtagttactaagaaggagtatttttcatagtggagagcatGTCGTGTGTaaatccttggattagtaacctcttcttgaggtggataccaggtAAATCCTagtgtgttagcgttgtaagtcTTATTTCAAAGTTATTCCGTTGTAAATCAACAACACAGAAGtaagcaaacaaagcatgacaagctattcacccccctggccgcaaatcgatcctaacaagtggtatcagagtgaagtcgctcttcaccggaatcattaccgaaaagggcaacgagctagaaggagaagaagttgaagcaagttcaacAAAATCAAAGACTTCataagagctcaacttcaaatggaattacaagatgggcttggatatgacacaagggtgcctccaccattcacaatgacaaacttctattcttggaaatcaagaatcaaacatTTCTTCataatggagatagagcaatggtttgttctaatggaagactttgaagctccaagatattcaaaaggcaaaattctcaagaaaagcaaatggatcAAGGAGCAAATTCGAAGGTGCGAGGCGAATGATAAGATAactaaattattggttagtctattGCCAAGCACAATTTTATGAAAGATTAGAGAATttaaagatgccaaggagctatgaagAAAATTGGCTAAAATACATGAGGtcccctccactacaccaaaccaagaagaattcAAAGAGGATGATTCATTAGATCAAGACCAAGTGGGAGAAGAGTCCgaagttgagaggtgctcaacatttGAACAAGAATAAGAAGGTCCATCCTATAGAGAGCAcgaagacaaaggcaaaggagtatactccttatttcatgtgcaaaatgatgaagatgaagaggcctccacctctaggattgagggggagcgtcatTCCTTGAGATCGGAGCAAGAAAAAGCTTCTACCTCTGAGTCAAATGGAAAGGAAGATaatgccacctccacaagtcaagcaaaatcaaatggaggatcatgtgtcaaCCCTACAAGgaaagaaggtataactattttaattttaaatactaaaaatcacattatatgctttgagtgtagggaaaaatgacactacaagagtaagtgtcctaaattggccaagaagaagggtgaagtggcacccaaggctaaggagaagGCCAAGGAGAAGTCCCCATGACAAAGatgagcaaggaacacattgtatatttcttgtgtaatcaaagaggacattacagaagtcaatgtcctaaggggaagaaaccgGCCAAAGCCaagggaggaagctcaattcaagggggagctctcaagagcaaacccaagatatcatttattgagcctatttcTTTAAGTCATGATAAAAATCATGCTaggtctagtttatatcattttaatgctatttatcatgaaaataggaagcatgatagaattaaggaaaaacatgtagcttatCATACTAAAACCACTCAATCTAAGGCTAGAAAGATAGAAAACAACTTAgataataactctaaggattctaggtacatgcctaagagaaataaaaataaaggttttaatgaaaaatctaagatTGAGgtgttatggaaggaaaatcaagtcatgatgtcaagacttgataaattaaagaGGACCTTTAGAAAAATCACACATGAAGAACAAGGGTCCAAGAacaaaaacctaggtttaggacattAAGATCCATCCAATGGTCGTAGAGGTTTGgggtacaaacctaaaaccaagaaggatgtgaccgaatatcatagggttccatatatagctatggaaccaaccatAGGTCTAGGGGTCAggtcaaaaatacaaggaaagttatccctagaagtatttttaccaagactaatgtgactaagacttctaagaagtctaagaaagtcacaagggaagcaatccctagagttgacctagaggaagtggccaagacttctaagaagcttaggaaggtcactaggaaggtatttagggaagtcatccctagtgaatacctagaacatccaaggagaaccaatagattttgggttcctaggagcatattctctacaccctagataggtttagagagtgtcaactctaaatgggtagggtggttaacccaatcttaataaagttgacacttggaggcattttcaaggttttgttaattCTTGAAAATGTAAATGAtaaattgtttactctttggaagagtaaaatgtgccaaaattggaggaattgaattaatttaaattggcacaaatgagGAAagtcaaaagaaatgtcaagttgggagttTGACATTTTCGTATGGCAATAGGGTCACCCTACGATGATTTCATTTAGttaagctaaggattaaggatacttagatagattatctaggtatattttatttaggctaatttaccatgattgtttgcccatcatatgtaatgacatcatattttacattcatatttattataaaaaataaataaaaatatcatgtcatgtcatacatatatcatatagatatagtatgttttcttttgaaaattacttattttgatgtatgccataaaatcatcatacattagttttaaattccttataattaaAACCTAGGTAGGTGAAAatgctagtgagtgaagctagataaaaGTCCTGGCGAgagaagccaggcaggtgaaagtcccggtgagtgaagtcgggaagtgaaaaaatcctaataagtgaagacaggtgaaaatcctagtgagtgaagctaggtgaaagtcttggtgagtgaagccaggcagatggaagtctcggtgagtgaagtcgggcagtaaaaaaatcttggtgagtgaagccaggtaaaaatcctagtgagtgaagttaggtgaaagtcctggtgagtgaagtcatgtaggtgaaagttctagtgagtgaagccagacggatagaaagtcctggtgagtgaagtcaggtagatagaaagacctggtgaatgaagttaggcacgtggaaatccaagtggatcaaggttgaccagacatctggtgttgggaagtccaagtaggtcaaaggtgtgATAGGATaattggcacaaggaaatccagatgagccaaggatgaccggacatctggtgtaaggaagtccaagtgggtcatggaggaccagacacttggcacgagatggtaagtccaagtgggtcaaggttgtcCGATCACTtaacacgaggagaaaagtccaagtggggcaaaggattgactgaacacttggtgaagaagtcccagtaggtcaaagttgaccggatgctaggcatgaggagttccaacatgtcacagttgatcggatgttggatttgggaacccttgagcttgagttaaggaAGTCAAGTGTGGTTAATCTATTGGCCGATAGATTGAaccgaagcccaatcgatcagcctatcgattgggagagtactgcgataaacagcagcccaatcgatcgaccaatcgattgggagcctgaatCGCAAGAACAGAAGCacccccaattgatcagccgatcgattgggcacccctaatcgatcggtcgatcaattaggGGTTGAAAATCTAGCGCGACTCGAGAAAGGCTAAATCGATCAGTCCATCGATTCAGACCTTTTCCAGTAGAatacagaggcactctgaatcgatcagccgatcaattcaagcctccccaatcgattgggatatgaccattgTGAAGGAAGCACACAGTTTAAAGTCGTGGTAAGCCTTCTTCGTTCGTGAGATTCTCCACTTCCTCTTCTCACGATTCTCTAAGGTGATCTCGCTAGTTCTTGAACCTTCTTGGAGTaaagtgttgctacacttccaaagtcaagaggcattccacacaagaagaagaagctagctaggatTCCATTTGTagaaatcttgtaagattttctttgtattcgcttcttcttttcttcttgctgtattgagagtttgtacaaggttTTTCTGCTTTCAGTAGTTACAAAGAATGAGTATTTTTCACAGTGGAgagtgtgtcatgtgtggatccttggacacCTCTTCTTTAGGTGGATAACAAGTAAATCCTAGTATTAGCATTGTGAGTCTTGTTCCAAGGTTATTTCGCTGCAAATCAACAACACTGAAGCAAGCAAacaaagcgcgacgagctattcaccccctccctctagctacaaatcgaccctaacaaactcaagttaacttgtcAAGCCGCTTGAGTGATCTTCTAGtcgtccagagttgagctcactcgagcccaactctggtcttctcctcgagcagatttcctctccagcttctcgtccctcagaagtgTCGTGCGCGCTTTTCtcatctaccggtgtactcttccacagtacctCGTCCTTCGGATGATCTGAGCACTTCGACTCGCTTCCCgtgtcatcattctcgctagttACATCTTCCGATCGatttcttatgttcctaaatttCTATACTCTTAGATATAAAGCATTAAATCAtagagtctaacttaacttgattaatcgtATCAAAACCAATCAAACGTATTTATAATTTTCTTCTGGCTCGAAATATTCTCACGGCCAGTACTAGATGCACCTATCTAATGTCTCATCTTCtctaatttcaaataaaattatactaaatgataaaaaaaaataaataaataaatacagaagaCACACTTCCACATTGTCCTCAGTTTTCTTTTTATCTCCCCAATATGAACCGGTAGATTAATTAGTGGGGAATCGGGAAGCACCAACCGCGAATTTAATACACTCACCGAAACATAACAAATTGAGTAGGTAATTCAATTGACATACAATTGAATTCAACACATGGCACATGCCTCTTTAAGTTCACACCTTTTTATGTATCTTGCTTACACGTTCAGCTAATCTCCTTTCTGCAAACCCTACATGCTCTTTCCTTATCTCGCGGGAGACGCCCACTCCTCGCGGGTCCGCAAGCAACTAGTGGAATAATATCACACATGTTTTCTGTGTTTATTCTTTATCCgccaaaaagaaagaaaaagggaaaCTTTTGGTGGAGTGGTGGAGTGTGCCCGAATGGTGGTGTGGAATCCTGAGGGCGGCGCGTCACCTGGGATCGTCCTCGTCGGCGCTGGTGCCGGCGTTCATCCTGCTCATCGTGAGAGTGAAGTAGAGGAGTATCAGCGTCCCCATGCAAGACCTGCAGCAGTTTCCGAGTGATTACTGCTCACATTCTCATCTAATGGCAACTAATTTGATCTTACACCAAAGGCAAATGGTAGGGGTATATCTTAGTGTAGGGATGGCACGATGATCTatcaattaaaattatggatgctTAGGCAATAGGTGTATTCATAGATATAATTTAAACAAGAATTTGGAAATCCACATGAGATTGGCTTTTTGAGTTGCGAGGCAAGaattaatttaatacttaggCTGCAAATATGGAGCCCCTCATGTGATGGTTGAATAAAAAATGTCAATGGCACGATCAAACCGTGGACGACTCTAGCAAAAGATAGAGGGGTCTTCTCTTCTAAGAAGAAATTTCTAATAAACTGAGTATAAGCACTAGGTATTGAACATCTGAATGGTTAACTTGGGATTTTCTAATGTGATCATTGAATCAAATGGCTCAAAACCATCGTCATCATCCATAGCCGTGTGATCGGAAAGATCCGAAACGGGCTCCGCCCAACTACCGAGAACAGACACCTAACACCGCCACTCCCCAATTTAAAATGAATCgttttgttttaatttattaagttgattttaattcaaattttttactAATTGTTCAAGTAGTGTAGGAATCATAATGACAGAGCATAATCCATTTAATCGAATTTAAAACGAGACTTCATAATGATGAACTACCATTATGATTTCTCGGTCGAGTCCTTGTGAAGCTTCTAAACTAAAATTATCGAGTCGATCAATTGAAAAAGTAGAAAATACGATGCATAATAAtaaagcgaagaagaaaacaGCATACAAGGAAGCGAAGACCAAAAGCACTCTTCTGGGATCACGCCATGCAGCCGGCCGCCGCACGGTGGCAGCTCGTCTGTATCTGTTTACGGCGGCCGCGGCCTCGGCCTCCCTTTCGACGGCCACGTAGAGCGGCTTATCCTTCGCGCTGGACCCTTCTGAGGCTCGAGAAAGACTCAATTTTTATCGATGAATTCCAAAATATAAATCGTAAAAATTCTTAAATACACCCATGTATATATCAAACATATCGCAATCAAAACCGCGAAGCGACTTATTTCTAAGGTCGAGCGATGAAAGTAATCGAGGAACGAGAACGATGACTCACCTTCAGGGGCGACGGCGACTGCTTCTCCTCCGACGCCACCGCTTCTTGGTGGTCCTCCTTTCCTCGACAAGCTCTTTATCATAGACTTCAATTAAGCAGAGACCAAAGAAGTGTCCCAAGTTGATTAGCTAATTGCATCCAAATATTTTGGAGAATAAAGCATAAAAAGAAGCGGAAAGAATTAAACAGAGAAGCCAAAACTTACTCTTGGAGTTGCTGGAGGACGGTCCGCTGCGGCGACGAGTTCCGCGACGTTGACAGACACAAAACCGTCGTCCGGCTTGTCGCCGTCGTTTCGTGGCGGCGGAATGGAATCCATCGCCTGATTCTGCAGCCTCTACTCTTCTGTGCTTGGCGAGAGAATCTTACTCGACGGATAGAAATTCTGGAGCCAGGCATGCAAATAAAGTGGAGAACGCATGTGAACCTAgcgataataaattaattaaggcGACGACTTTTATGAGGAGTTGACCTGATTTAGATCAGAGTGGAACGGAGAATCGGAGATGAAAGGAAAGGTACAAAGAAGACTTAAAAATCATCGACAATTAATCAAATCTACTATCTTTCGGATATGCCACGACAATTTCCCTTGTGAAGAAACTTAGGTTAGATTAAATTTTGATCAAGAGCCGATCCAATCTGACCCCATGTCCACCCCTATTATTTGAGGTGGATCGGTTTTGAGTAAGATCATGTTTGGCTTCGATCGGCTTACTCTAACACAATTAAGGTCGATCAGCTGTGAGTTATCAGGATAAGCTTCTGACGCTTTAGGCCTATCCAAGATTAGTTTTGCGCATTCTCAACAGGATCATTAACCGTGAGTAAAATTAATGAATACTCATTTTCTCTTTGGGAGAAATTAATGCTAGTAATCTATAATTCATGATGCCAAAGATAAGATACTAACAATAGGGTTAATCATCCTTCTAACAAACGTGTAGAATTTCCACAAATCAAAGAGAAGTAGAGTTGCACCTCAATTTGTAAGAGATACGAAGTGTCAAGGCGTGGCTCCCCATGTTGACCAAAGAAAAACAGAGTGGAGTTGTTGACAGAAGGAAAAAAACTAGAGCCGCATGGTTGGACAGTCCCCATCCATTTGAAGGGACCTGGTTGGGCTAGTTAACTTACCCTCCTTTATTGGTAGGTAAAAGAAACCATGAATGACACAAAAGATTATCAAATCTCAGACAGCAGCTTCTCATCTGTTCTGGATTTATTATGATCGCAAACTTTCAATTATGCTTCAAACTCAAGATAAGAGACTGAAAGCCGTAAGGTCTGATTAACtagttgaaaataataataataattgtttTAAGTATGGATAGTCTCAGAATTACGGCTATTTATGCCTGTTGAACCTGAGCCCCTTTCTCGAACAACTTCCCTCCAAATGCTCAAGCTTTGTCTGAAAACATTAATCCAAATACTAAGAAATGGTAGGTGGTGGAAAGCAACCTAGGCAGCGAACTGCCCTCCTTTCACATTGTCCGTGATGCAAAGAACTGATCGTAGCTAGGACTAGGAGGAAGTTTGTTTTTGGTTTGAGAGAGGATTGGATTCCTTGGTGCTCATTACCATGCAGTTCTACATATCGTCGAGCGTGAGACAGGTGACAGTGTCGCCGGGCAGAGAGGGAGGGAGCTCATCAAATGGAAGGTTGCGTCAAGGAGGCTTTCGTATAACATGGTCTTCTATTCCCTGCTCTTCATGACCTTCATGTTCAGGTTCATTTTTGTTTTGACCGATATCCTACCTGAAGTCGTGGATGTCAACCCACCAATGAAGTGTTGCTGATGTTGATTAATGAAGAGTGCAAGAATAGTCATCTCATGGCTTGGGAGGAAAGAATGAGTTAGGGAGATGGTGAGGAATGATCCCAACGTTGTTACTCTGATGACCAAACCAGTTTTTGAAGATGAAGAGGGATTATTCTAAAATTAGGGTTTTGAGAAGATGTATGCGCATATTTTTTTGATGCAGCGATAAGGAGGAGTCTATCTGGCATGGGTCAATTGTCACGGTgtaagtcaaagtcaaggcggtcaatacTATGGCGTAAGCTAGGCTGACTCGAGCAGGAAGTGGCTACATCAGTCGATCGGAGGAACCACTATTCGATCGGCAGTCTGGATGAACCAGTGACCGATCAGCCCGATTGACAAAAGAGTGGGTCGAGCGGGCCACCCGTCCGGCTCAAGATATGGCATTGGCATTGTATATATTAATAATGaaccgataaaataataaaagaggaaaagataGATACTTAATAAGGGGAAAAGATAATAAaagagaacactccatctatcattgaatGTGAAGAAGCCAAGGCAAAGATGTCTTCTGtcgataattaatatcattaaacagaAGAAGATGGAGGATCATTAACAAAGGTATAAAAGAATATACTAGGTATGAAGAAAGGCAAGATTGATCTCTATCTCTATTATTTTCGATTTCTTTTCCTACTATtgcttctaacttgagcgtcggagaccaACGCCAAGGACCCCTTCCatggtttggtttgttttgtagAGAGGGCCGAGGTCTTCATCTAGTTAGTAGAGTCACCACATCCCCGGCTTTCCGGCTTCACGCTTTCGGACAGAATCATTTAAGTGTCGTCTATGGCAATCGTAACCTGCATCCAAATGAAAAGATGGAAGACACTGGACGATTCACAACAGTGACGATGACATAAGGGGATCTCGACACGCTGATACAGGCTCGAGCAGCgaagatagtggagcaacaacaacaacaggcgcTGGCCGAGCGCCAACAGGCATTGTCCAAATGCCAAGCACAGGAGCCTGCAGCCTCAGCGGCAGGTCGTTAGGCTGAGCGAGGAGACCGAGCGGAACAAATTTCCACTCGAGAGCCGAACAAAAAGTCGATCGGTACCTATGGGGAAGTCCCTAATGCGCCAATCCCATACCACCGAGCACTGTTATGGACTACAGCAGAAGAAAGGGGTCGAGGGGATAGAGATCGGGAATCTTCCTCCGATGAGGCACCCACTCGAGACACAAGGAAAAGGAAGGTGCCCAGAGAGGATGATTCACCCGAGCGAGTCAATCAGCAATTTTCAGAGGGGATTCTAAATGACCCTCTGTCGAATACGAGTTTGAATTTATTCTCGCTGAAGCAAGTACCCCGAGAGGCATTGAGAGCCTATATATAGCACTTCaatcaagtggcgatggacatctcGGCGGTCTCCTCGGACGTGTGGGTGAATGCTTTCACCAAAGGGCtcaccgaaggagagttcttctggTTGCTCATTCAGAAGTCGTCAAGGGACTTTGACCACCTACAAAAGAAggtcaacgaatacatcaacatggaagaagcccaagtggcaaggaagaaggagacaCTTGCCGAGCCCACAGAATCGTCTAAATGGCAGAACCCTAGCAATTATCAACCCCACAAGGGGCCTTGATCAGGAGGAGCCCCGCACACGAGCCCAGGACACATGTCATGTAGTATGTGGTGGTTGCTCGTCCAAAGGCTTTAAAATGCAAAATGTGGATGACGATGTTCTGATCCTTTCACCAGTCGGCGACGCACAATACCCGGGACTTCTACGACCTGATAGCTAGCAGGCCAGACCCGCAATGATATTGTAATCGATCCCCATCACCTGATCGGTGACAAAGGCGTCGATCAACCGTCGGAAGGGAGGAAGAAAGAACAACAGCCGAATCACACCACCATCGGCCTCAGCCTGGGAGCAATCAAAGTCCCACCCAAGTCTTTTTCGAGTGGAGCAAACTATCGGCATGGGAGGAAGAGAATCGGAGTAACACCGCTCAAGGAGAGATAGAAATGATCGCTGGTGGGCCGACCAGTGGAGATTCTAACCAAGCAAGGAAGTCGCATGTTCGGTGACTCGAGATCCACACTGTTGGCTGCATCATGGAGAAAGCTAAAGGACCCAAAATTAGTTTCGGCCCTAGAGATTTAGAGGGAATGGAAATTCTTCATGACGATGCACTGATCATCCAAGCGGTAATTGCCAATTATACAATACATTGAACTTTTGTTAATATAGGGAGCTCGGTAAATATCATATACAAGAAGGCATTCGAGCAGTTGCAAATCAACCGGAGCAAACTGTTGCTTATGATGACCCTTCTCTACgatttcacgggcaatgaagtgttGTCAATCGACCAAACCAAGTTAGCGATCTTACTCGACGAGGAGCCCCTGAaaaggacaaggaccacaaacttcattgtggtagacgcACTGTCGGCCTACAATGTTATATTAGGCCGATTGCCCCTCAACGAGTTTCGAGCAGTAGTGGCCACCTACTGCCAAAAGATTAAGTTCTCGGTGGACAACAAGGTAGGagaagtcaaaggtgaccaatTAGTCGCTCGacgatgctatgtcgagatggtcagatCAAAAGTAAGGACCGCTCATAAAAACCTGCACTTGGAGGTAAATGCCATCGTtgagaacccccccccccccctccctccggtgatggtttatgaagaaaaggaagagatccAGATTCACCCAAGCCGGCCGGAAGCGACCACCTTCATTGCAGCCGATCTAGAGAGCGAGAGAAAGGCAGAGCTGTCTACCTACCTTAGGCGGAATCATGACGTGCTTGCCTGGTCAACCCACGAGCTCCCCAGAATCTCGCCTATCGTTGCCTAGCACAAGCTTCATATCCGACCGGACACCCGTCCTATAAAGCAgaggaaaagggacttcagtgcGGAGCAGAACCTAATCATTCGAACAGAAATAGAGAAATTACTGGAGGTCGACCACATTTGGgaagtccagttcccgagctggctcgctaaTGTCGTGCTGATCTCCAAGTCAGGCAACAAATAGCGGGTGTGCATCGACTTCCGCGACTTAAATAAGGTGTGCCTAAAGAATTTCTATCCGCTGCCacggatagaccagatggtggactctacggcgggttgcgagctgatctgcatactcgacgcatatcaaggctaccaccaagtgtcgttcaccaaagaagatcaggaaaaggttagctttatcacAACTGATGGAACGTTATActacaacgtcatgtcgttcgAACTGAAGAACGCTGgtgccacctaccagaggctaacGAATAAGGTGTTTCGGAAGTAAATTGACCATAACTTAGAGGTATACGTCGACAACATATTAATAAAGTCAGTTCGAGTTGCTGATTGTGTGAAAATATCGAAGAAACATGCCAAACCTTGAGGACATACGGGATAAAGCTGAACCCAAGCAAGTGTTTGTTCAACGCTAAGAGTGGACGCTTCCTCCGATATATCATCACTGAACAGGGTATCGAGGCGAATCCAAGCAAACTGAATGCGCTACAAGATATACCCCCGCCTCACAGCTTGAAGGAGGTTCCAACGACTGACCGGACGGATCACCGCACTGttcagattcatatccaagtcatccgaccaGAGCCTATCATTCTTCAAGGTGCTGCATCGAGCGATAAAATTCCAGTGGGACACAGAGTGCGACCAGACAttggaagagctcaaggagtatcttaactCCTTGCCTATGTTAGCTAAGCTAAGCATTAGGGAGGCGCTCTAGATCTATCTGTCAGCCATCGAGTATGTGGTCGACTCAGCATTAGTTAAGCAGAACGGTCCTGAACAGCAgcttgtgtattttctaagccatatattaaaagatgaaGAGTCCCACTACACTTGTCTTGAAAAATTGGCTTATACGCTGGTGTTAGCCTTCGAAGACTCCGCCAATACTTCCTCGCCCATCCGATCATCGTCATAACCAATAATAACCTCGGAAGAGTCTTCCTTAACCCAAAAGTGTCCAGGCGGCTAATCAAATGGAAAACTAAACTAAGcgagtttgatattcaatatcaaccctgAACAGCCTTGGCTGATTTCATCACAAAGGTCCAGAACGCCGAACCAGTAGTAACCTGGAAAATATATGTCGATGGTTTATCCACTTGACAAGGAAACGGGATCATCACTATGCTCATTTCACCACATGAAGACTGGACACAACTTTCCATTCAGCTGGATTAttaggccaccaacaatgaagccgagtatgaagccttgatagccgaCTTATAGGCAGCGCAGCATATCGCAGCcacaaaagtcctcattcactcggaCTCTCAGTTGGTCGCCCAACAACTATTTGGGACATTTGAGATTAGCAGCTTCTAACTTTAAGTTATATGTAGAAGCTTTCAAGAGgctaaaggtaaattttcaagagGTCACTGTATAGAAGCCCCCCGATAGGACAATCAAGCAGTGGACAAACT includes these proteins:
- the LOC122010204 gene encoding uncharacterized protein LOC122010204 encodes the protein MDSIPPPRNDGDKPDDGFVSVNVAELVAAADRPPATPRSMIKSLSRKGGPPRSGGVGGEAVAVAPEEGSSAKDKPLYVAVEREAEAAAAVNRYRRAATVRRPAAWRDPRRVLLVFASLSCMGTLILLYFTLTMSRMNAGTSADEDDPR